In Cydia strobilella chromosome 8, ilCydStro3.1, whole genome shotgun sequence, one DNA window encodes the following:
- the LOC134743491 gene encoding contactin produces the protein MKNILLLLAVTSCGYGKLDPYNQNFPPQQFPSDNTQNGTYRSNPQIPYGNQDYQQSQSTFYNEGFDSDPYRDGDNEVDPQNTASYYAGLDYEERYKCPPNWIRFRESCYRFTKSPNRPRNDARKICQAYESDLVAVNTPEEHGFIITTLMKIDPQKGSWYVGAHQQSPGYWSNDLDGSQLSGLENAFFEDVTSIYNSYNLLPRDYLVYKFSQHDGRWGLSAVEGTQYYHFICEGQPQRLKFLIEDTRSFTYGLDVYDPERIPRGPYFTKEPVDTIYDPLRSNFVQLTCVAGGYPTPVYKWFREDYQVDSPVFTEINPLDDTRFIVSGGTLMIYYPDADKDNAKYHCTASNKYGVIRSESVRLSFGFIREFNQKRPMESGKQYWGKVMYCDPPSYYPSVNFLWARNYFPNLVEEDKRVFVSSDGGVYFSALESIDNGNYSCNVMSKVSDMGRNGPFFSLSVFPHSDYQQLKFPNNFPKLFPDAPVVGQEVMLECVSFGYPVPSYNWTRKNSPMPRRARLSNYDRILTISNVGVEDEGEYICDVSNDRSRISNSVFLKVQAEPNFTIPLADKHVDNKGELHWNCEAFGIPDVNYTWWKNGNKLSMETLELEDRDRYIIQDNVLTIKHLDSARDPGMYQCEARNQLKARYSTGQLRVLSLKPSFKKKPLELETYGSEGGNVTLRCNPEAAPRPSFTWKKDGNVIGAGGKRFITENGNLIIRQISRDDEGIYTCVAKNQYGSDESRGRLIVLRAPRFLVRLPPRVTTQVGQVIFLHCSAEVDTLLDTAYLWNHNGIRMKEAADLYADKRIKIDGGELTIYNVSLSDVGDYECIVKAAIGRISSHTQLRIEGPPGPPGGLQILNVLKNTVTLEWTDSNSNGRPITGYAITGRTNWNSTWITIAENIANVMEVDRYNGRKRAVVPVTLHPWSVYEFRVQAINFLGIGKPSAPSPQFSTLADKPYEAPTNVGGGGGKIGDLTIAWTPLPKHLQNGPGIHYKIFWRRNGSEVEFQSLLLKEYGNVGSHVVRIVHQYFYTPYDVKVQAFNDLGASPESEIVTIYSAEDMPQVAPQLVSALSYNSTSLNVTWNPIDQSRERLRGKLIGHRLKYWKQSNKEEECIYFLSRTTRAWALIVGLQHDTYYFVKVMAFNSAGEGPESERYLERTYRKAPQKPPASVNVWAVNPSTVRVVWRYVQPTDEEEPLIGYKVRVWETDQDMSTANDTIIPVEHKLEAYVNNLIPGKTYNLRVLAYSNGGDGRMSSPPITFQMGDYHSDSLGYYVRGNSAHKASLALGSLFSLFLGVSAFRWLLS, from the exons ATGAAGAATATATTGTTACTGTTAGCAGTAACGAGTTGCGGTTACGGGAAACTGGATCCTTATAACCAGAACTTCCCGCCGCAACAATTTCCTTCTGATAATACGCAGAACGGCACATATCGTTCTAATCCTCAAATACCGTACGGCAATCAAGATTACCAGCAGTCACAAAGTACGTTTTATAACGAAGGTTTCGACTCTGACCCCTATCGCGATGGTGACAATGAAGTGGACCCGCAGAACACTGCTAGTTACTACGCAGGTTTAGACTACGAGGAGAGGTACAAATGTCCTCCCAATTGGATTCGATTTAGAGAATCTTGTTACCGCTTCACGAAGTCTCCCAACCGGCCGAGGAACGACGCCCGGAAGATCTGCCAAGCTTACGAATCAGACTTAGTGGCAGTGAATACTCCTGAGGAACATGGATTTATCATTACTACTCTAATGAAAATAGATCCTCAAAAGGGTTCCTGGTATGTTGGAGCGCATCAACAGTCACCTGGATACTGGTCTAATGATTTAGATGGTTCTCAGCTGTCAGGTCTTGAAAATGCTTTTTTTGAAGATGTCACATCCATTTACAACAGCTACAATTTGCTGCCCCGCGATTACTTAGTATACAAGTTCTCACAACATGATGGTCGCTGGGGTCTATCTGCTGTAGAAGGTACTCaatattatcattttatttGTGAAGGGCAGCCTCAAAGGTTAAAGTTTCTAATAGAGGATACTAGATCCTTTACCTATGGCTTAGATGTTTATGATCCAGAGAGAATTCCGAGGGGACCTTATTTTACAAAAGAGCCAGTAGACACAATATATGACCCTCTCCGCAGCAATTTTGTGCAGCTGACTTGTGTTGCTGGAGGATATCCCACACCTGTTTATAAGTGGTTCAGGGAAGACTACCAAGTTGACAGCCCTGTATTTACTGAAATCAACCCCCTGGATGATACTAGATTTATTGTAAGTGGTGGAACTTTGATGATTTATTATCCAGATGCGGATAAAGATAACGCAAAATATCATTGCACTGCTTCAAACAAATACGGCGTCATCCGCTCTGAATCAGTCCGACTCTCATTTGGATTTATTAGAGAGTTTAATCAGAAAAGACCTATGGAGAGTGGCAAACAATACTGGGGTAAAGTTATGTATTGTGATCCTCCATCTTACTATCCATCTGTGAATTTCTTATGGGCTCGTAATTATTTCCCAAATCTTGTAGAAGAGGACAAGAGAGTGTTTGTGTCTTCAGATGGCGGAGTATACTTTTCTGCCCTCGAATCTATTGATAACGGCAATTATAGTTGTAATGTCATGAGCAAAGTTTCAGACATGGGTCGCAATGGGCCATTTTTCTCACTGTctgtttttccccattctgatTATCAGCAGCTTAAATTCCCCAATAATTTTCCTAAGCTTTTTCCGGATGCTCCAGTTGTCGGTCAAGAAGTTATGTTAGAGTGTGTTTCATTTGGATATCCAGTGCCTTCATACAATTGGACCAGGAAAAACAGCCCTATGCCAAGGCGAGCGAGACTAAGTAATTACGATCGCATTTTGACTATTTCCAATGTTGGCGTTGAGGATGAGGGAGAGTACAtttgtgacgtcagcaacgacCGGTCGCGCATATCTAACAGCGTGTTTTTAAAAGTACAGGCAGAACCTAACTTTACTATACCATTAGCTGACAAGCATGTTGACAATAAGGGTGAGCTGCATTGGAATTGTGAAGCCTTTGGTATCCCAGATGTCAATTACACTTGGTGGAAAAATGGCAATAAACTTTCTATGGAAACCTTAGAATTGGAAGACAGGGACCGATATATAATTCAGGATAATGTGTTAACTATAAAGCACTTAGATTCTGCAAGGGACCCTGGAATGTACCAGTGTGAAGCAAGGAATCAGTTGAAAGCGAGATATTCCACAGGGCAGCTGAGAGTATTATCATTGAAACCATCATTTAAGAAGAAACCCCTTGAATTAGAAACATATGGCTCAGAAGGAGGAAATGTAACTTTGAGATGTAATCCAGAAGCGGCACCCAGACCATCATTTACATGGAAGAAAGATGGAAATGTAATAGGTGCTGGTGGGAAACGATTTATCACTGAGAATGGGAATCTGATCATTAGACAAATTTCCAGAGATGATGAAGGAATATACACTTGTGTTGCCAAGAACCAGTACGGGTCTGATGAGAGTAGAGGAAGACTGATAGTTTTACGCGCTCCCCGATTCCTCGTGCGTCTACCTCCGCGCGTAACAACGCAAGTTGGCCAAGTAATCTTTTTACATTGTAGCGCTGAAGTTGATACACTCTTAGACACGGCTTACCTCTGGAATCACAACGGCATCCGCATGAAGGAAGCAGCCGATCTTTATGCTGACAAAAGAATTAAAATTGATGGCGGAGAACTGACCATTTATAATGTTAGTCTTTCCGATGTCGGCGATTACGAGTGCATTGTTAAAGCAGCTATCGGCCGCATATCCAGCCACACACAACTGCGAATCGAAGGTCCGCCAGGTCCTCCGGGTGGTCTGCAAATTTTGAACGTTTTGAAAAACACTGTGACTCTCGAATGGACTGACAGTAATTCTAACGGGCGCCCGATCACTGGCTACGCGATCACTGGTCGAACCAATTGGAACTCTACATGGATTACCATTGCGGAAAATATCGCCAACGTGATGGAGGTAGATCGTTACAACGGGCGCAAGCGAGCGGTCGTCCCCGTCACCCTGCATCCGTGGTCGGTTTACGAATTCAGAGTTCAAGCTATAAACTTCCTCGGAATCGGCAAACCTTCAGCACCCAGTCCACAATTTTCGACGTTAGCTGACAAACCTTATGAAGCACCCACAAACGTCGGTGGAGGTGGAGGCAAAATTGGTGATCTTACAATTGCCTGGACTCCTCTACCGAAACATTTGCAGAACGGACCAggaatacattataaaatattctGGCGTAGAAACGGATCTGAAGTGGAATTCCAGTCGCTCTTGCTAAAGGAATATGGGAATGTTGGTAGTCATGTTGTGCGTATAGTGCATCAGTATTTTTATACGCCATACGATGTCAAAGTACAAGCTTTTAACGACTTGGGCGCGAGTCCTGAGAGCGAAATAGTTACTATATACTCTGCCGAAGATATGCCTCAGGTTGCTCCACAGTTGGTGTCAGCACTTTCCTACAACTCTACATCCCTCAACGTGACTTGGAATCCGATAGACCAATCCCGCGAGAGGCTACGTGGCAAGCTCATCGGCCACCGTCTGAAGTATTGGAAGCAGTCCAACAAGGAGGAAGAGTGTATCTACTTCTTGTCCAGAACTACGCGCGCCTGGGCTCTCATTGTAGGCTTGCAGCATGATACATATTACTTCGTGAAG GTAATGGCATTCAACTCTGCGGGCGAGGGTCCGGAGAGCGAACGTTACCTGGAGCGCACGTACCGCAAGGCGCCGCAGAAGCCCCCGGCCTCCGTGAACGTGTGGGCCGTCAACCCGAGTACGGTGCGCGTCGTGTGGCGCTACGTGCAACCCACGGATGAGGAGGAGCCGCTTATTGGCTACAAG GTGCGAGTATGGGAAACCGACCAAGACATGAGCACAGCGAACGAcaccattatacccgtggagcACAAACTCGAAGCATACGTCAACAACCTCATACCCGGCAAGACCTACAACCTCCGAGTCCTGGCCTATTCCAACGGAGGCGACGGTCGTATGTCCTCTCCCCCAATCACCTTCCAAATGGGTGACTACCATAGCGATTCTCTAGGGTACTACGTAAGGGGTAACTCTGCTCACAAAGCAAGCTTAGCTTTAGGATCTCTTTTCTCACTATTTCTAGGTGTCTCTGCCTTTAGATGGCTGCTATCGTGA
- the LOC134743490 gene encoding probable serine/threonine-protein kinase DDB_G0283337: MAPIRYSLHYEDYSEHLMSRFGKLLQMQSLVDMTLMCSSHTLRVHKAVLAASSAYFQEVLQKQNGEPLIILKMRFSVLKSLVEFMYCGKTQCLEENLDELVSAAQFLKIKGLSKVTKEGLGINNHSELPVFTPPVVINRPPQSLIDMHTQDSNDPKHLTTPNTGQPVDNMGRPSKDMVVRIPFDIENGSNAPGGMDYGDAPRSIKPRRGRPSVRRTGGWESSGPLGRAAERALLRREQDSRKAIHQLKHLQTRHMQDYMDRVTLSQAVNSICGPESTSAHNYMGVDNDLMYMDQTVSSNVLDPTISYPEEHPMRSEGISSYVNTTTTRSASDSNSNISNAMSQYVDALKSAGLPTDLPILFESGDGSYINVNEQVLLDMVQSSEIQYEVIEQPNIIEKVADPSEIKSIDDLSKSIERGELISGNKSYSGAEFDKDAVQFSNHEDSINSLNAILPDNLDSFGDQQNYVVLDQRMQNNHSMDHDPSHDFSGIEGDMHFFTKSMSDDVKKYYQEQHLNEARTMEQLCPTSTALDTSFTMSLLDTKNSHLDENMSQQFNLQEDLRRNEDCYDFSLQLPQASDFKDDGLDCLMSTPKQTLDNSSFDINSQLEKPCLGRDEIMNDLMNIEKNMGITSSNDCAVNEAERGETDHKADFDGDALNVSNAFSNETRDNEVAVENTRPPADITSRINSSGLQWEDNMDINAHETENNHVNNNDSKTNNNHEPECGYNDAVIDLTAPSASEWEDKNKIDMNKENEPSNESTIDSTLDDDIPYAVGLLPLKHVQPIEDSTLKRKSLDGDLSLNLDANCLKRKVKYKKLQ; encoded by the exons atggCTCCAATACGTTACAGTCTTCATTATGAAGATTATTCTGAACACTTAATGTCCAGATTTGGTAAATTGCTACAAATGCAATCATTAGTGGACATGACACTAATGTGTAGTTCACACACTTTGCGTGTTCACAAAGCAGTTCTTGCGGCCAGTAGCGCTTATTTTCAG GAAGTTCTGCAGAAACAGAATGGTGAGCCGTTGATCATATTGAAAATGAGATTTAGCGTTCTCAAATCGCTTGTAGAGTTTATGTATTGTGGCAAAACTCAATGCTTGGAAGAAAACTTAGATGAACTAGTATCGGCAGCACAATTTCTAAAAATTAAGGGTCTTTCGAAGGTAACGAAAGAAGGCCTGGGCATTAATAATcata GCGAGCTCCCGGTGTTCACGCCTCCTGTTGTCATCAATCGCCCGCCACAGTCTCTAATAGATATGCATACACAG gatAGCAATGACCCCAAGCACCTTACTACGCCTAACACCGGTCAGCCAGTGGACAATATGGGACGCCCGAGCAAG GACATGGTGGTTCGCATACCGTTTGACATCGAGAACGGCAGCAATGCCCCCGGCGGCATGGACTACGGGGACGCCCCGCGCTCCATCAAGCCGCGCCGAGGTCGGCCCAGTGTGAGA CGCACCGGGGGCTGGGAGAGTTCCGGGCCTCTGGGCCGTGCCGCCGAGCGCGCCCTGCTGCGCCGCGAGCAGGACTCGCGCAAAGCCATCCACCAGCTCAAGCATTTGCAGACCAGACACATGCAG GACTACATGGACAGGGTGACGCTTTCCCAGGCGGTTAACAGCATCTGCGGCCCTGAATCCACCAGCGCTCACAACTACATGGGCGTCGACAACGACCTCATGTATATGGACCAAACTGTCTCCTCCAACGTTCTAGATCCTACTATTTCGTACCCTGAAGAACACCCCATGCGGTCAGAGGGAATCTCCTCCTACGTCAACACTACGACCACAAGGTCTGCCAGTGATTCCAACAGCAACATCAGTAATGCCATGTCCCAATACGTTGATGCCTTAAAAAGCGCAGGACTTCCCACCGATCTGCCCATACTCTTCGAATCCGGAGACGGATCCTACATCAACGTCAACGAACAAGTTCTTCTTGACATGGTGCAGAGCAGCGAGATTCAATATGAAGTTATCGAGCAGCCTAACATCATTGAAAAGGTTGCGGATCCGAGCGAAATCAAAAGCATTGACGATTTGTCCAAATCGATAGAAAGAGGCGAGTTGATCTCCGGAAATAAGAGTTATTCGGGAGCCGAGTTTGACAAAGATGCCGTACAATTCAGCAACCACGAAGATTCTATAAACAGTCTGAACGCAATTCTGCCAGATAATTTAGACTCGTTTGGTGACCAACAGAATTATGTAGTTCTAGATCAACGTATGCAGAATAATCATTCTATGGATCATGATCCGTCACATGATTTTTCGGGGATCGAGGGAGACATGCATTTCTTCACGAAATCTATGAGTGATGATGTTAAGAAATATTATCAAGAACAACACCTCAACGAGGCGAGAACAATGGAGCAGCTGTGTCCTACGAGCACCGCTCTGGACACTAGTTTTACCATGTCCCTGCTTGACACGAAAAACTCCCACTTGGATGAAAATATGAGTCAGCAATTTAATCTGCAAGAGGACTTAAGAAGAAACGAAGATTGCTACGACTTCAGCCTTCAGCTTCCTCAAGCCAGCGACTTCAAAGATGATGGTTTAGATTGCCTAATGTCCACTCCTAAACAGACTCTGGATAATAGTTCTTTCGACATCAACAGTCAATTGGAAAAACCTTGTCTAGGGAGAGACGAAATTATGAACGATTTAATGAATATTGAAAAGAATATGGGCATCACATCAAGCAATGACTGTGCCGTGAACGAAGCTGAAAGAGGTGAAACAGATCACAAAGCTGATTTTGACGGCGATGCGTTAAATGTTAGCAATGCTTTTTCGAACGAAACTAGAGACAATGAGGTGGCTGTTGAAAATACCAGGCCTCCAGCTGATATTACTTCCAGAATAAATTCAAGTGGCTTACAATGGGaggataatatggatataaatgCCCACGAAACTGAAAATAATCATGTGAACAACAACGATTCAAAAACCAATAATAATCATGAACCAGAATGCGGATATAATGATGCAGTTATTGATCTCACAGCACCGTCAGCATCTGAATGGGAAGATAAGAATAAAATCGACATGAATAAAGAAAATGAACCCAGCAATGAGTCTACAATAGATTCCACATTAGATGATGACATTCCGTACGCTGTGGGTCTTCTGCCTTTGAAGCATGTGCAACCTATAGAAGACAGCACGTTAAAGCGAAAATCTTTGGATGGAGATTTGTCCCTTAATTTGGATGCTAACTGTTTAAAACggaaagtaaaatataagaaactacaataa